One segment of Solanum lycopersicum chromosome 1, SLM_r2.1 DNA contains the following:
- the LOC101248511 gene encoding enoyl-[acyl-carrier-protein] reductase [NADH], chloroplastic-like yields the protein MAASAASSFQITIARPSIFSTKRITSFCSTKFGGETQKLSCNRLASSCHVSSIQHFWRSFTSTTQKFQKVVTKAKSEADDSKPASVLPIDLRGKRAFIAGIADDNGYGWAIAKSLAAAGAEILVGTWVPALNIFETSLRRGKFDESRVLPDGSLMEITKVYPLDAVFDSLEDVPEDIKTNKRYAGSSKWTVSEVAESVKEDFGSIDILVHSLANGPEVTKPLLETSRRGYLAAISASSYSYVSLLKHFLPIMNPGGSSISLTYIASERIIPGYGGGMSSAKAALESDTRVLAFEAGRKQKVRVNTISAGPLRSRAAKAIGFIDMMIDYSIANAPLQRELSADEVGNTAAFLASPLASAITGAVIYVDNGLNAMGVGVDSPIFKDLNIPKSTE from the exons ATGGCAGCATCTGCAGCTTCAAGCTTTCAAATAACAATAGCTAGGCCATCCATATTCTCTACTAAAAGAATTACCAGTTTCTGCTCAACAAAGTTTGGCGGTGAAACTCAAAAACTGTCCTGTAACAGACTTGCCAGTAGTTGTCATGTTTCATCCATTCAACATTTTTGGCGCAGTTTCACATCTACGACTCAAAAGTTTCAGAAAGTTGTTACCAAGGCAAAATCAGAAGCTGATGATAGCAAGCCCGCCTCTGTGTTGCCGATTGATTTGAGAG GTAAAAGGGCTTTTATAGCTGGTATAGCTGATGATAATGGATATGGGTGGGCTATTGCTAAGTCCCTGGCTGCTGCAGGTGCCGAAATTCTAGTTGGAACCTGGGTGCCA GCCTTAAACATTTTTGAAACAAGTCTTCGACGTGGAAAGTTTGATGAATCACGCGT TTTGCCAGATGGTTCTTTGATGGAGATTACTAAAGTATACCCCCTCGATGCTGTTTTTGATAGTCTTGAGGATGTACCTGAAGAT ATAAAAACAAATAAGCGTTATGCTGGTTCTTCTAAGTGGACAGTTTCG GAAGTTGCAGAATCCGTGAAGGAGGATTTTGGAAGCATCGACATTCTTGTCCATTCACTTGCAAATGGGCCAGAG GTGACTAAACCTCTTTTGGAGACATCAAGGAGAGGATACCTTGCAGCAATATCAGCATCAAGTTATTCCTACGTATCTTTGCTAAAGCATTTCCTTCCAATTATGAACCCAG GTGGTTCTTCGATTTCTCTGACCTATATTGCTTCTGAGAGGATCATTCCAGG ATATGGAGGGGGAATGAGTTCTGCCAAAGCAGCACTTGAGAGTGATACCAGA GTACTTGCTTTCGAGGCTGGAAGAAAACAGAAAGTTAGGGTGAACACAATATCTGCCG GCCCTTTACGGAGTCGAGCTGCAAAAGCAATTGGTTTCATAGATATGATGATTGACTACTCGATAGCCAACGCGCCTCTGCAGAGAGAATTATCAGCAG ATGAAGTAGGAAATACAGCTGCATTCCTAGCATCGCCACTCGCTTCAGCAATTACTGGTGCTGTTATATATGTTGACAACGGTTTGAATGCAATGGGCGTGGGAGTCGACAGTCCTATATTTAAAGACCTCAACATTCCCAAGAGTACGGAATAG
- the LOC101266857 gene encoding protein NRT1/ PTR FAMILY 7.1 encodes MSQMATMDTTQDMPKINEKNNSDGVNNDIKQGVVNKLKVFRSKRTGGWYSAFHCLVNQGLVTLSFFGVGVNLVLFLTRVLGQDNATAANNVSKWTGTVYLCSLLGAFISDSYWGRFITCAIFQLILILGLVIISLTSWLFLIKPNGCGDGIQNCVPPSSIGTSLFYLAIYLVALGYGGHQPTIATFGSDQFDEANPKGKISKAAYFGYFYFALNAGSLISNTVLVYYEDGGKWTLGFWASTASGLLGLFVFLLGTPGYRYVKSFGNPLPRVGQVFVAAFRKWGVPNVDETELYELNGTESSIKGTRKILHSNDFKKLDKAAIVTDEDRQRPVINPWRLCTITQVEEAKCILRMFPIWLCTIMYSVIFTQMASLFVEQGEVMDATIGNFHLPAASMSAFDICSVLTCTFLYRFMVVPLAGKISGNPKGLSELQRMGVGLIIGMLSMVAAGVTEIFRLRRVIPGNETSSLSIFWQIPQYILVGASEVFMYVGQLEFFNGQAPDGIKSLGSSLCMASMSLGNYVSSMLVNMVMHFTAKGTRHGWIPENLNNGHIDRFYFLLFGLALVDLVAFVFFAKWYKGINIEDSNHGEKEIDQVLEKV; translated from the exons ATGTCCCAAATGGCTACAATGGACACAACTCAAGACATGCCAAAG ataaatgaaaagaataatTCAGATGGAGTAAACAATGACATCAAGCAGGGAGTTGTGAACAAGCTTAAAGTCTTTAGAAGCAAAAGAACTGGTGGATGGTATTCAGCATTTCATTGTTTag TAAACCAAGGACTTGTAACACTATCATTTTTTGGTGTTGGTGTGAATTTGGTGCTATTTTTAACAAGAGTTTTGGGACAAGATAATGCTACTGCTGCTAATAATGTTAGCAAATGGACTGGAACTGTTTATTTGTGTTCACTTTTGGGAGCTTTTATAAGTGATTCTTATTGGGGAAGGTTCATCACATGTGCCatttttcaacttattctcaTCCTG GGACTTGTGATCATATCATTGACATCTTGGCTATTCTTGATTAAACCAAATGGATGTGGAGATGGTATACAAAATTGTGTACCCCCATCATCTATTGGCACTTCATTATTTTACTTAGCCATATACTTAGTGGCTTTAGGCTATGGTGGTCATCAACCTACAATTGCAACATTTGGATCAGACCAATTTGATGAAGCAAATCCTAAAGGAAAAATCTCAAAAGCTGCCTATTTTGGCTATTTTTACTTTGCATTAAATGCTGgatctttaatttcaaatacAGTTTTGGTATATTATGAAGATGGGGGTAAATGGACACTTGGTTTTTGGGCCTCTACTGCTTCTGGCCTTTTGGGcctatttgttttcttattggGTACTCCTGGATATAGATATGTTAAGTCATTTGGGAACCCGTTGCCACGTGTCGGTCAGGTATTCGTTGCCGCGTTCCGAAAATGGGGAGTGCCTAATGTTGATGAGACAGAGTTGTATGAATTGAATGGGACAGAATCATCCATTAAAGGAACAAGAAAGATACTTCATAGTAATGATTTCAA GAAACTAGACAAGGCAGCAATAGTGACAGATGAAGATAGGCAAAGGCCAGTGATTAACCCATGGAGGCTATGCACAATAACACAAGTTGAAGAAGCAAAGTGCATACTGAGAATGTTTCCAATTTGGCTATGCACCATAATGTACTCTGTCATCTTTACACAAATGGCCTCTTTATTTGTTGAGCAAGGTGAAGTCATGGATGCCACAATTGGGAATTTCCACCTACCAGCAGCTAGCATGTCAGCATTCGACATATGTAGCGTGCTAACGTGCACGTTTCTCTACAG GTTCATGGTGGTTCCATTAGCCGGAAAGATAAGTGGGAATCCAAAAGGATTGTCTGAGCTCCAGAGGATGGGAGTCGGACTAATCATCGGTATGTTATCAATGGTTGCAGCCGGTGTAACAGAAATTTTTAGGTTAAGAAGAGTTATCCCCGGAAATGAAACAAGTTCACTAAGTATTTTTTGGCAAATTCCACAATACATACTTGTTGGTGCCTCAGAGGTATTTATGTATGTTGGACAACTTGAATTTTTCAATGGACAAGCACCAGATGGGATTAAAAGCCTAGGAAGTTCACTTTGTATGGCATCAATGTCACTTGGAAATTATGTTAGTAGTATGCTTGTCAACATGGTTATGCATTTCACAGCAAAAGGGACTAGACATGGTTGGATAcctgaaaatttaaataatggcCACATTGATAGGTTTTACTTCTTGTTATTTGGTTTGGCATTGGTTGATTTGGTTGCATTTGTGTTCTTTGCTAAGTGGTACAAAGGAATCAACATTGAAGATAGCAATCATGGGGAAAAAGAGATTGATCAAGTTCTTGAAAAAGTTTAG